One window of the Streptomyces sp. ITFR-21 genome contains the following:
- a CDS encoding DeoR/GlpR family DNA-binding transcription regulator, with protein sequence MRAQERQHRILALARHRGEVEVTAMAAELAVAPETVRRDLGVLERRGLVRRTYGGAYPVEGAGFETDLAQRVTLHVADKRRIAAEAVKLLGEAETVFVDEGYTPQILAALLPGDRPLTVVTASLSTAAAIADSPNTTVLLLGGRVRARTLATVGSWACAMLSGFVIDLAFMGSNGISRELGLTTPDPVVADVKAKALAVSRRRVFMGHHSKFGASSFCRFAEVADFEAIVTDSGLSGAEAHRYALLGPRVFRV encoded by the coding sequence ATGCGGGCCCAGGAGCGCCAGCACCGCATCCTCGCGCTGGCCCGCCATCGGGGCGAGGTCGAGGTCACCGCGATGGCCGCCGAGCTCGCGGTGGCGCCCGAGACCGTCCGGCGCGATCTCGGCGTGCTGGAGCGCAGGGGGCTGGTCCGCCGTACCTACGGCGGGGCCTACCCGGTCGAGGGAGCGGGTTTCGAGACCGACCTGGCCCAGCGGGTCACCCTGCACGTCGCCGACAAGCGCCGGATCGCCGCCGAGGCGGTCAAGCTGCTCGGCGAGGCGGAGACGGTGTTCGTCGACGAGGGCTACACCCCGCAGATCCTCGCCGCGCTGCTGCCGGGCGACCGGCCGCTGACCGTGGTCACCGCCTCGCTGTCGACGGCGGCGGCGATCGCCGACTCCCCCAACACCACGGTGCTGCTGCTCGGCGGCCGGGTCCGGGCCCGGACCCTGGCCACCGTCGGCTCCTGGGCCTGCGCGATGCTGTCCGGTTTCGTGATCGATCTGGCCTTCATGGGGTCCAACGGCATCTCCCGGGAACTGGGCCTGACCACACCCGATCCGGTCGTCGCCGACGTCAAGGCCAAAGCACTGGCGGTCTCGCGCCGGCGGGTGTTCATGGGCCACCACAGCAAGTTCGGCGCGAGCAGTTTCTGCCGCTTCGCCGAAGTGGCCGACTTCGAGGCCATCGTCACCGACAGCGGCCTGTCCGGCGCCGAGGCGCACCGCTACGCCCTGCTCGGCCCGCGCGTCTTCAGGGTCTGA
- a CDS encoding ABC transporter substrate-binding protein — translation MTHTTGTTRRLLPPLALAVCGTLLAAACSGAGGSGGSGSHSINVLMVNNPQMVDLQKLTAADFTKTTGIRVNFTVLPEDDARDKFTQDFSSQAGQYDIATISNYETPFYAKNGWLSPLTDRAGADASFDQGDILPAMQESLSVGGRIYAEPFYGESSFLMYRKDVFAAKGLTMPAAPTWTQVADLAAKADGAEPGMKGICLRGQPGWGEMLAPLTTVVNTMGGTWFDKDWQARLDSPEFTRATRFYVDLVRRHGEAGAPQSGFTECLNDLEQSKVAMWYDATSAAGALEASDSPVAGKLGYAPAPVEQTKSSGWLYTWAWGVQKASKHQDDDWKFISWASGKGYEQLVGERLGWSRVPAGKRTSTYADPRYVAASAAFAEPTLAALEAADPDDPGVQPRPAPGIQFVGIPEFTDLGTQVSQQLSSAIAGRTSVPDALKASQSLAEKVADKYAGK, via the coding sequence ATGACACACACCACGGGAACCACCCGCCGGTTACTCCCCCCGCTCGCCCTGGCCGTCTGCGGCACCCTGCTGGCCGCGGCCTGTTCCGGGGCGGGCGGCTCCGGCGGCTCCGGCTCGCACTCCATCAACGTACTGATGGTGAACAACCCCCAGATGGTGGACCTGCAGAAGCTCACCGCCGCCGACTTCACCAAGACCACCGGGATCAGGGTGAACTTCACCGTGCTGCCCGAGGACGACGCCCGCGACAAGTTCACCCAGGACTTCTCCAGCCAGGCCGGGCAGTACGACATCGCCACCATCAGCAACTACGAGACGCCGTTCTACGCCAAGAACGGCTGGCTGTCGCCGCTCACCGACCGGGCCGGGGCCGACGCCTCCTTCGACCAGGGCGACATCCTGCCCGCCATGCAGGAGTCGCTGTCCGTCGGCGGCCGGATCTACGCCGAGCCGTTCTACGGCGAGTCGTCGTTCCTCATGTACCGCAAGGACGTGTTCGCGGCGAAGGGCCTGACCATGCCCGCCGCCCCGACCTGGACCCAGGTCGCCGACCTCGCCGCGAAGGCCGACGGCGCCGAGCCCGGTATGAAGGGCATCTGCCTGCGCGGCCAGCCCGGCTGGGGCGAGATGCTCGCGCCGCTGACCACGGTGGTGAACACCATGGGCGGCACCTGGTTCGACAAGGACTGGCAGGCCCGACTGGACAGCCCGGAGTTCACCAGGGCCACGCGGTTCTACGTGGACCTGGTCCGCCGGCACGGCGAGGCCGGGGCGCCGCAGTCCGGCTTCACCGAGTGCCTCAACGACCTGGAGCAGAGCAAGGTCGCCATGTGGTATGACGCCACCTCCGCGGCCGGCGCGCTGGAGGCGTCCGACTCCCCGGTCGCGGGAAAGCTCGGCTACGCGCCGGCGCCCGTCGAGCAGACCAAGAGCTCGGGCTGGCTCTACACCTGGGCCTGGGGCGTGCAGAAGGCGAGCAAGCACCAGGACGACGACTGGAAGTTCATCTCCTGGGCATCCGGCAAAGGTTACGAGCAGCTGGTCGGCGAGCGGCTCGGCTGGTCGCGGGTACCGGCCGGCAAGCGCACCTCCACCTACGCCGATCCGCGCTACGTCGCCGCCTCGGCCGCCTTCGCCGAGCCCACCCTGGCCGCGCTGGAGGCCGCCGACCCGGACGACCCGGGCGTGCAGCCGCGCCCCGCGCCCGGCATCCAGTTCGTCGGCATACCGGAGTTCACCGACCTGGGCACCCAGGTCTCCCAGCAGCTCAGCTCGGCGATCGCCGGCCGTACCAGCGTGCCGGACGCGCTGAAGGCGAGTCAGTCGCTGGCCGAGAAGGTGGCCGACAAGTACGCGGGGAAGTGA
- a CDS encoding carbohydrate ABC transporter permease, translating to MSSPQAVRRLPAPRTATGRAATSPPAARPRGGWARRAPLLPALVFMVVVTQLPFVGTLVISFMRWNSLDPGDRGFAGVRNYRAEFTDPRLRSALTTTVVLTVTVVAVSLLLGLGLALLLDRRFAGRGVVRTLLITPFLVVPVASALLWKHALYNATYGLFNGTLTWVWSLFGSDSAPQPDWLSVMPLLSVEASLVWQWTPFMMLILLAGLQSRPADVTEAARVDGAGTWHVFRYLTFPHLRRYLELAALLGTVYVVQNFDAVFTLTSGGLGTANLPYTVYTTFYQAHDYGQASAEGVIVVVLSIIVATFALRTVSSLFREEIG from the coding sequence GTGAGCAGCCCTCAAGCCGTCCGGCGCCTGCCCGCGCCGCGGACCGCGACCGGGCGGGCGGCCACCTCCCCGCCGGCCGCCCGGCCGCGCGGCGGCTGGGCGCGGCGCGCCCCGCTGCTGCCGGCGCTGGTGTTCATGGTCGTGGTGACCCAGCTGCCGTTCGTCGGCACCCTGGTGATCTCCTTCATGCGCTGGAACTCCCTGGACCCCGGTGACCGGGGCTTCGCCGGGGTGCGCAACTACCGGGCGGAGTTCACCGATCCGCGGCTGCGCTCGGCACTGACCACCACCGTGGTGCTGACCGTGACCGTGGTGGCGGTCAGCCTGCTGCTCGGCCTCGGCCTGGCACTGCTGCTGGACCGGCGGTTCGCCGGCCGCGGCGTGGTGCGCACCCTGCTGATCACCCCGTTCCTGGTGGTGCCGGTGGCGTCCGCGCTGCTGTGGAAGCACGCGCTCTACAACGCCACCTACGGCCTGTTCAACGGGACGCTGACCTGGGTGTGGAGCCTGTTCGGCAGCGACTCGGCGCCGCAGCCGGACTGGCTGTCGGTGATGCCGCTGCTGTCGGTGGAGGCGTCGCTGGTGTGGCAGTGGACGCCGTTCATGATGCTGATCCTGCTGGCCGGGCTGCAGAGCCGCCCCGCCGACGTCACCGAGGCGGCCCGGGTGGACGGCGCCGGAACCTGGCACGTCTTCCGCTATCTGACCTTCCCGCACCTACGGCGCTACCTGGAGCTGGCGGCGCTGCTCGGCACGGTCTACGTGGTGCAGAACTTCGACGCGGTCTTCACCCTCACCTCAGGCGGCCTGGGCACCGCGAACCTGCCGTACACCGTCTACACCACCTTCTACCAGGCCCACGACTACGGCCAGGCGTCCGCCGAAGGGGTGATCGTGGTGGTGCTGTCGATCATCGTGGCGACCTTCGCGCTGCGGACCGTCTCGTCGCTGTTCCGGGAGGAGATCGGCTGA
- a CDS encoding carbohydrate ABC transporter permease, whose translation MAPTVVTAVGAARRSGPGPRPRRGGALLGLLAWVCGIVFFLPFAWMVLTSLHGEQDAATNPPRLGAPLTLHGYREFFGAGTGVSPWPPLVNSFTASLASTVLVLLLATPAAYALSVKPVRKWTDVMFFFLSTKMLPAVAGLLPVYLIAKNTGLLDDIWLLVVLYTSMNLPIAVWMMRSFLADVPVAVIEAASIDGAGLPTVLVRIVAPIVSPGIAATALISFIFSWNELLFARVLTGVVAGTAPVFLTGFVTSQGLFLAKVCAAAVCISLPVLAAGFAAQDKLVQGLSLGAVK comes from the coding sequence ATGGCCCCGACCGTAGTCACCGCCGTTGGGGCCGCCCGGCGGTCCGGCCCGGGTCCCCGGCCCCGGCGCGGCGGCGCGCTGCTGGGCCTTCTGGCCTGGGTGTGCGGGATCGTCTTCTTCCTGCCGTTCGCCTGGATGGTGCTCACCTCGCTGCACGGCGAGCAGGACGCGGCGACCAACCCGCCGAGGCTGGGCGCGCCGCTGACGCTGCACGGCTACCGGGAGTTCTTCGGCGCCGGCACCGGCGTCAGCCCGTGGCCGCCGCTGGTCAACTCGTTCACCGCAAGCCTGGCCTCCACCGTGCTGGTGCTGCTGCTGGCCACCCCGGCGGCGTACGCGCTGTCGGTCAAGCCGGTTCGCAAGTGGACCGACGTGATGTTCTTCTTCCTGTCCACGAAGATGCTGCCGGCGGTCGCCGGGCTGCTGCCGGTGTACCTGATCGCGAAGAACACCGGGCTGCTGGACGACATCTGGCTGCTGGTCGTCCTCTACACCTCGATGAACCTGCCGATCGCGGTGTGGATGATGCGGTCGTTCCTGGCCGACGTGCCGGTGGCGGTCATCGAGGCGGCGTCGATCGACGGCGCCGGCCTGCCGACGGTACTGGTGCGGATCGTCGCGCCCATCGTCTCACCGGGCATCGCGGCCACCGCGCTGATCTCGTTCATCTTCAGCTGGAACGAACTGCTCTTCGCCCGGGTGCTGACCGGTGTGGTGGCCGGTACCGCGCCGGTGTTCCTGACCGGCTTCGTCACCAGCCAGGGCCTGTTCCTGGCGAAGGTGTGCGCCGCCGCCGTGTGCATCTCCCTGCCGGTGCTCGCCGCCGGGTTCGCCGCCCAGGACAAGCTCGTCCAGGGCCTCTCCCTTGGAGCCGTCAAGTGA
- a CDS encoding zinc-dependent alcohol dehydrogenase family protein, with translation MKAAVISAPGAVSVETVEDPAPGPSDVVVRVAACGLCGTDLHILRGEFAPTLPIVPGHEFAGEIVAVGGLVTGLAVGDQVAVDPSLYCHQCHYCRLGRNNLCERWAAIGVTAPGGAAEYAVAPAANCVKLPPHVRTRDAALIEPLSCAVRGYDVLRSSLASHVLIYGSGTMGLMMLELAKRTGAATVDVVDVNEERLGTARALGCSAAAVSADEIERARGWDVVIDATGNAEAIQDALGRVGRGGTYLQFGVADYAARAVIEPYRVYNQEITITGSMAVLHSYERAAELFAAGVLDPEVFISDRLPLADYAGALERFRAGRGRKIQVTP, from the coding sequence GTGAAGGCAGCCGTCATCAGCGCCCCCGGCGCGGTGAGCGTCGAGACCGTCGAGGACCCGGCGCCGGGCCCGTCCGACGTCGTGGTACGGGTCGCCGCGTGCGGCCTGTGCGGGACCGATCTGCACATCCTGCGGGGGGAGTTCGCGCCGACCCTGCCGATCGTGCCCGGTCATGAGTTCGCCGGGGAGATCGTCGCCGTCGGCGGCCTGGTGACCGGGCTGGCGGTCGGCGACCAGGTGGCGGTGGACCCGTCGCTGTACTGCCACCAGTGCCACTACTGCCGGCTCGGCCGGAACAACCTGTGCGAGCGGTGGGCGGCGATCGGGGTGACGGCGCCGGGCGGCGCCGCCGAGTACGCCGTCGCGCCCGCCGCCAACTGCGTGAAGCTGCCGCCGCACGTCCGCACGCGGGACGCGGCGCTGATCGAGCCGCTGTCCTGCGCGGTCCGCGGCTACGACGTGCTGCGCAGCAGCCTGGCCAGCCATGTGCTGATCTACGGGTCCGGCACGATGGGCCTGATGATGCTGGAGCTGGCCAAGCGCACCGGCGCCGCGACGGTGGACGTCGTGGACGTCAACGAGGAGCGGCTGGGCACCGCCAGGGCCCTCGGGTGCAGCGCGGCGGCGGTGAGCGCCGACGAGATCGAGCGGGCCCGCGGCTGGGACGTGGTGATCGACGCGACCGGCAACGCCGAGGCGATCCAGGACGCGCTCGGCCGGGTCGGCAGGGGCGGCACGTATCTGCAGTTCGGGGTCGCCGACTACGCCGCGCGCGCTGTCATCGAGCCGTACCGCGTCTACAACCAGGAGATCACCATCACCGGCTCCATGGCGGTGCTGCACAGCTACGAGCGGGCCGCCGAGCTGTTCGCCGCCGGGGTGCTCGACCCGGAGGTGTTCATCAGCGACCGGCTGCCGCTGGCCGACTACGCCGGCGCCCTGGAGCGGTTCCGGGCCGGCCGGGGCCGCAAGATCCAGGTCACCCCCTGA
- a CDS encoding HAD family hydrolase: MTKIGLPRGVRVCLFDLDGVLTPTALIHAAAWKEMFDGFLRQRDGGDFRPFDATADYDTYVDGRPRAEGVRSFLDSRGIELPEGDDDDPPDRATVHGLGNRKNVLVLRKIREVGVRPYPGSVRYVEAVRSAGLRTAVVSSSANCRDVLVSAGIEHLMDVRVDGNTAIELGLRGKPKPDTFLEAARRLGAEADEAAVFEDALVGMDAGREGRFGYVVGVDRVGQAEELRRHGADTVVTDLAELLGRTV; this comes from the coding sequence ATGACGAAGATCGGCCTGCCCCGCGGCGTCCGCGTGTGCCTTTTCGACCTCGACGGTGTGCTCACACCGACCGCGCTGATCCACGCCGCGGCCTGGAAGGAGATGTTCGACGGGTTCCTCCGGCAGCGCGACGGCGGGGATTTCCGGCCCTTCGACGCGACCGCGGACTACGACACCTACGTGGACGGCCGCCCGCGCGCCGAGGGGGTGCGCAGTTTCCTGGACTCCCGCGGCATCGAGCTGCCCGAGGGCGACGACGACGACCCGCCGGACCGGGCGACCGTGCACGGCCTGGGCAACCGCAAGAACGTGCTGGTGCTCCGGAAGATCCGCGAGGTCGGCGTGCGGCCCTACCCGGGCTCGGTGCGCTATGTGGAGGCGGTACGGTCGGCGGGTCTGCGGACCGCGGTGGTCTCCTCCAGCGCCAACTGCCGGGACGTGCTGGTCTCGGCCGGAATCGAGCATCTGATGGACGTACGGGTCGACGGGAACACCGCCATCGAGCTGGGCCTGCGCGGCAAGCCCAAACCGGACACCTTCCTGGAGGCGGCCCGCCGGCTCGGCGCCGAGGCGGACGAGGCGGCGGTCTTCGAGGACGCGCTGGTCGGCATGGACGCCGGCCGCGAGGGCCGGTTCGGGTACGTGGTGGGCGTGGACCGGGTGGGCCAGGCCGAGGAGCTGCGCCGGCACGGCGCGGACACGGTGGTCACCGATCTGGCCGAGCTGCTGGGGAGGACCGTGTGA